One part of the uncultured Bacteroides sp. genome encodes these proteins:
- a CDS encoding LuxR C-terminal-related transcriptional regulator, with amino-acid sequence MQNPIESLKKRHKELFENHRCKMSDNAYEDAEKIKKAIDQLSKIENRKMSIFDLNKMQFIFRDNQKCDKFDHPVFVGIDEESFEAFYDNIHPDDLYFVLETGLMSYDYAYSVSPSERIGCIMKYEFRVKSKTGKYIWVNFRIVIYELDSNGDLWLLLFLSDIIPSHDLNRKPKRILINVNTGKTFNYFDDTDIVEKPILSKREIDVIKLLSEGYCSKEIADRLFISINTVNKHRHSILEKTNSENTAQAVLYATKIGLI; translated from the coding sequence ATGCAGAACCCAATAGAATCTCTTAAAAAACGACATAAAGAACTTTTTGAAAATCATCGTTGCAAGATGTCAGATAATGCCTACGAGGACGCTGAAAAAATAAAAAAAGCAATAGATCAGCTCTCTAAGATAGAAAATAGGAAAATGTCTATTTTTGATTTGAACAAAATGCAGTTCATCTTCAGGGATAATCAGAAATGTGACAAGTTCGATCATCCGGTTTTTGTAGGCATAGATGAAGAAAGCTTTGAGGCTTTCTATGATAATATCCATCCGGATGATTTGTATTTTGTGCTCGAAACTGGTCTTATGAGTTATGATTATGCATATAGCGTATCTCCTTCGGAACGTATTGGTTGTATCATGAAGTACGAATTCAGAGTAAAAAGCAAAACCGGGAAATACATATGGGTTAACTTTAGAATTGTAATTTATGAACTCGACAGTAATGGCGATCTTTGGCTTCTGCTATTTTTATCAGACATTATTCCAAGCCACGATCTAAACAGAAAGCCAAAAAGGATTCTGATAAATGTAAACACAGGAAAAACTTTCAACTATTTTGATGACACTGATATTGTTGAAAAACCAATACTATCGAAACGTGAAATAGATGTTATAAAACTTCTTTCGGAAGGTTACTGCAGTAAAGAAATAGCCGATCGCCTTTTTATCAGTATAAACACTGTTAACAAACACCGACATAGCATTCTGGAAAAAACAAATTCTGAAAATACTGCACAAGCTGTGCTTTATGCTACCAAGATAGGATTAATTTAA
- a CDS encoding ferredoxin, whose amino-acid sequence MAIKSVWLDESEDECLCCGGCEAICPEVFEAPDKMLVKKCVNYDLYEDKIKEAAQDCPTGGIKYD is encoded by the coding sequence ATGGCAATTAAGAGTGTATGGCTTGACGAGAGTGAGGACGAATGTCTCTGTTGTGGGGGATGTGAAGCTATATGCCCTGAGGTATTTGAGGCACCTGATAAAATGTTGGTAAAAAAATGTGTTAACTATGATTTGTATGAAGACAAAATAAAAGAAGCTGCGCAAGACTGTCCTACAGGAGGTATAAAATATGACTAG
- a CDS encoding ferredoxin — MLKRVELMFDKPKYLNNMAIKRVWLDESENECISCGACETACPQVFEVPDKMVVKTGVDFNQYEAEILDAVDGCPTEVIKYE, encoded by the coding sequence ATGCTGAAGAGAGTAGAGTTGATGTTTGATAAACCTAAATACTTAAATAATATGGCAATTAAAAGAGTGTGGCTCGATGAGAGCGAAAACGAATGTATTTCATGTGGCGCATGTGAAACTGCATGTCCGCAAGTGTTTGAGGTGCCAGATAAAATGGTTGTTAAAACAGGTGTTGACTTCAATCAATATGAAGCCGAAATTCTTGATGCTGTGGATGGCTGTCCTACAGAAGTTATAAAGTACGAATAG
- a CDS encoding lysophospholipid acyltransferase family protein: protein MKKLLSYPLSLLAYFSFLLVICVLHPIQWVCFNWFGYNAHKKSADYLGFFLLKTMSLTFSSSKIENLDLIPEGKPLIFVSNHQSLFDIMGFVWFFRKFHPKFVSKIELGKNIPSISFNLNHGGSVLIDRKNPKQALPAIKKLGEYIETNTRSAVIFPEGTRSKTGKPKRFSPNGLKILCKYAPSAYVVPVTINDSWKMFQYGSFPLGLGNRLTFTVHPPIKVSEYDFNSLLEKSEQAVVSGIRL from the coding sequence ATGAAAAAACTATTATCATACCCGCTATCACTTCTTGCTTATTTTTCCTTTTTGTTAGTAATCTGTGTGCTTCACCCCATTCAGTGGGTTTGTTTTAACTGGTTCGGATACAATGCGCATAAGAAAAGTGCAGATTATCTAGGTTTCTTCCTGCTAAAAACGATGTCTCTTACGTTTTCATCCTCGAAAATTGAAAACTTAGATCTCATCCCCGAAGGTAAACCTTTGATTTTTGTATCAAATCACCAGAGTCTTTTTGATATTATGGGCTTTGTATGGTTCTTCAGAAAGTTTCACCCTAAATTTGTTAGTAAGATTGAACTGGGAAAAAACATTCCAAGCATCTCTTTCAATTTGAATCACGGTGGTTCAGTGCTGATAGACCGGAAGAACCCGAAACAAGCATTGCCTGCTATAAAAAAACTTGGCGAATATATTGAAACGAACACTCGTTCGGCAGTAATCTTCCCCGAAGGTACACGTTCTAAAACCGGAAAACCAAAAAGATTTTCTCCTAATGGCTTGAAGATTTTATGTAAATATGCACCAAGTGCCTATGTGGTACCTGTAACAATTAACGACTCCTGGAAAATGTTCCAATATGGTTCCTTTCCACTGGGATTGGGCAACCGCTTAACATTCACGGTTCATCCTCCTATCAAAGTCAGCGAATACGACTTCAATTCTTTACTCGAGAAAAGTGAACAAGCTGTTGTTTCCGGTATCAGACTATAA
- a CDS encoding ferredoxin produces MDVKKVWMEEGCIACGACEGICSKVFRVEDIAYVNEGVDYSEYSDDIEEAAASCPVEVIKYSE; encoded by the coding sequence ATGGATGTTAAAAAAGTATGGATGGAAGAGGGCTGTATTGCCTGTGGAGCATGCGAAGGAATTTGCTCCAAAGTGTTTAGAGTAGAAGATATTGCCTATGTAAACGAAGGGGTAGACTATTCTGAATATTCTGATGATATTGAAGAAGCAGCAGCAAGTTGTCCTGTTGAAGTAATTAAATATTCTGAGTAA
- the ric gene encoding iron-sulfur cluster repair di-iron protein encodes MKEFKKLRIGEIVADDFRAAEVFKKEGIDFCCGGNQSLEEVAKEKDLNIAELENKLNNLETVVPGRQPNYKDWNLDFLCDYIVNEYHSKVYRVLPQIMDYLNKIVQVHGASHPELKEIADLFSLVNTELPIHQQQEENVFFPAIKEALSSNSAKAKEIVNSHIALMMEEHELIGGTVDKISVLSNHYSVPDDGCNTYHVTYKLLEEFEEDLHVHVHLENNILYPKALNLTKS; translated from the coding sequence ATGAAAGAGTTTAAAAAATTGAGAATTGGTGAGATTGTAGCAGATGATTTCAGAGCAGCGGAAGTCTTTAAGAAAGAAGGTATTGATTTTTGCTGTGGTGGAAATCAAAGTTTGGAAGAAGTGGCCAAAGAAAAGGATCTGAATATAGCTGAACTTGAAAATAAACTGAATAACCTGGAAACTGTTGTTCCGGGCAGACAGCCTAATTATAAAGATTGGAATCTGGATTTTTTATGCGATTATATTGTAAATGAGTATCATAGTAAGGTTTATAGAGTTTTACCTCAAATAATGGATTACTTGAATAAGATAGTTCAGGTTCATGGAGCCAGTCATCCGGAACTAAAGGAAATTGCTGATTTATTTTCATTGGTAAATACAGAATTACCAATACACCAGCAACAGGAAGAAAATGTGTTTTTCCCGGCTATCAAAGAAGCTTTGAGTTCAAATTCAGCAAAAGCAAAAGAGATCGTAAATTCACACATTGCCCTGATGATGGAAGAACATGAACTGATAGGTGGTACGGTAGATAAGATAAGTGTGTTAAGCAATCACTACTCAGTACCCGATGATGGCTGTAATACTTATCATGTTACTTATAAGTTATTAGAAGAATTTGAGGAAGACTTACACGTACATGTGCATCTTGAGAATAATATTTTATACCCTAAAGCTTTGAACCTGACTAAATCTTAA
- a CDS encoding alpha-L-fucosidase: protein MNLKSITLTLLAFLTLGTTKAQPFKESKEEKEKRMQWFQDAKLGIFIHWGIYSVRGVTESWSFYNNYLSYDEYMSQLDGFTAKNYNSVEWAKLIKESGAKYTVITSKHHDGVALWDTQASDLNTIKKTPASRDLLTPFTKAVRKEGLKLGIYYSLLDWSNSDYPYATRNSTRYQIKEDSARWQRFLDFDNKQLAELNKQYKPDLYWFDGDWDFSPETWKAKELSTMLRTFNPKVILNSRIQGYGDYATPEQGVPIRRPDSQWWELCMTMNDSWGYAPTDTNYKTANMLLRTFVDCISNGGNLLLDIGPKEDGSIPQEQVDILKEFGRWTRKHADAIYGTRAGIPEGHVMAYTTLNKNQDILYVFLPYKPNGPISIKGLKNKVNRAWVVGNGALLETKVVGKAYWSSVPGILYFNVPESVQDSQITVVALLLDGKVDLYREAGQVITSN from the coding sequence ATGAACTTAAAATCAATCACATTAACATTGTTGGCCTTTTTAACTTTAGGCACAACCAAAGCTCAGCCCTTCAAGGAGTCGAAGGAAGAAAAAGAAAAGAGAATGCAATGGTTTCAGGATGCCAAATTAGGTATCTTCATTCATTGGGGAATCTATTCGGTAAGGGGAGTTACAGAGAGCTGGTCCTTTTATAATAACTATCTTTCTTACGATGAGTATATGTCTCAGTTGGATGGATTTACTGCTAAAAACTATAATTCGGTAGAGTGGGCTAAACTGATTAAGGAATCGGGGGCCAAATATACTGTAATTACCTCTAAACATCATGATGGAGTAGCTTTATGGGATACTCAGGCCAGTGATCTGAATACTATAAAGAAAACTCCGGCATCACGAGATTTATTGACACCCTTTACAAAAGCTGTTCGAAAAGAAGGTCTGAAACTGGGAATATACTATTCATTGCTCGACTGGTCGAACAGTGATTACCCTTATGCAACACGTAATTCTACGCGTTATCAGATAAAAGAAGATTCAGCTCGCTGGCAACGCTTCCTTGATTTTGATAATAAGCAATTAGCTGAACTGAACAAGCAATACAAACCCGATTTGTATTGGTTTGACGGTGACTGGGATTTCAGCCCTGAAACCTGGAAGGCCAAGGAATTATCCACTATGCTTCGTACCTTTAACCCTAAAGTTATCCTCAATTCCCGTATTCAGGGTTATGGTGACTATGCCACACCCGAGCAGGGAGTGCCTATCCGCCGCCCTGATTCTCAATGGTGGGAATTATGTATGACGATGAATGATAGCTGGGGATATGCACCAACAGATACGAACTATAAAACAGCTAATATGTTGCTTCGTACATTTGTAGATTGCATCTCCAATGGAGGAAACCTGCTTCTTGACATCGGTCCAAAAGAGGATGGAAGCATTCCACAAGAGCAAGTGGATATTTTAAAAGAATTTGGCCGATGGACAAGAAAACATGCCGATGCCATTTATGGTACAAGAGCAGGAATTCCCGAAGGTCATGTTATGGCTTATACAACACTGAATAAAAATCAGGATATTCTGTACGTTTTTCTTCCATATAAACCCAATGGGCCAATTTCTATAAAAGGACTGAAAAATAAGGTAAATCGTGCCTGGGTAGTAGGTAACGGAGCACTATTGGAAACAAAAGTAGTGGGCAAAGCTTATTGGAGCAGCGTTCCCGGTATTTTATATTTCAATGTTCCGGAAAGTGTTCAGGATTCTCAAATCACAGTAGTTGCACTTTTGCTTGATGGTAAGGTTGATCTTTATCGTGAAGCTGGACAAGTTATAACAAGTAATTAA
- a CDS encoding hemerythrin domain-containing protein, which translates to MINASEELRREHELIKTALNLLEKIASGIVQKVNPDVSDLTELINFVIVFADKCHHGKEEDLYFPSLEEAGIPNHGGPIGVMLAEHDQGRKYIREMKENISGQNSDLQVFADAAFTYVALMRNHIEKENNILFMMGDRAMPESVQNDLLIRFKEHEGKVIDNEKLEEFYALIERLSQKYLH; encoded by the coding sequence ATGATAAATGCTAGTGAAGAATTAAGACGTGAACATGAGTTAATTAAAACAGCTCTGAATTTGCTCGAAAAGATAGCATCTGGAATTGTACAAAAAGTAAATCCAGATGTAAGTGACTTAACGGAATTAATCAATTTTGTAATTGTATTCGCTGATAAATGTCATCATGGAAAAGAGGAAGATTTGTATTTCCCTTCTCTGGAAGAAGCTGGAATTCCGAATCATGGTGGACCTATCGGTGTAATGCTTGCAGAACATGATCAAGGAAGAAAATATATCCGTGAGATGAAAGAAAATATTTCCGGACAGAATTCTGATTTGCAGGTTTTTGCAGATGCAGCTTTTACTTATGTTGCTTTAATGAGAAATCATATTGAAAAAGAGAACAATATTTTATTCATGATGGGTGATCGTGCGATGCCGGAAAGCGTGCAAAATGATTTACTAATCAGATTTAAAGAACATGAGGGAAAAGTTATAGATAACGAGAAGCTTGAAGAATTTTATGCATTAATAGAAAGACTCTCACAGAAATATCTGCACTGA
- a CDS encoding sugar-binding domain-containing protein — protein sequence MRRVLLSAFLLLTVVTSRAQWAPAGDRIKTKWSAEVNPSNVLPEYPRPILERKDWKNLNGLWEYAIIDKGKTIPQKFDGRILVPFAIESSLSGVGKVIDENHELVYSRTFELSSEWKGKKVLLHFGAVDWKADVWVNGVKVGSHTGGYTPFTFDVTAALNKGKNKLIVKVWDPTDKGYQPRGKQVSKPEGIWYTPVTGIWQTVWLEPVAEKYIRNLNITPDIDNHILTVKAELNNTSASDLIEVGVYDGDKLVSIGRSINGEAVEVPMPEDAKLWSPESPFLYSLKISLNNGGKVVDKIESYAAMRKYSSGRDANGIVRLELNNKPLFQFGPLDQGWWPDGLYTAPTDEALRYDIQKTKDLGFNMIRKHIKVEPARWYTYCDQLGIIVWQDMPSGDRSPEWQPRNYFNGIERKRSEASEACYRKEWKEIIDCLYSYPCIGTWIPFNEAWGQFKAPEIAEWTKQYDPTRLVNPASGGNHYTCGDILDLHHYPEPKMFLYDAQRATVLGEFGGIGLVLKDHIWEPNRNWGYVQFNSSKEATDEYVKYADMLYRLIDKGFSAAVYTQTTDVEVEINGLMTYDRKVIKLDETRVNEANKRICNVFKR from the coding sequence ATGAGAAGAGTCCTTCTTTCCGCTTTCTTATTATTAACTGTTGTAACAAGTCGGGCACAGTGGGCACCGGCAGGTGATCGAATTAAAACCAAATGGAGTGCAGAAGTCAATCCTTCCAATGTGTTGCCAGAATATCCGCGTCCTATATTGGAGCGCAAGGATTGGAAGAATCTGAACGGATTATGGGAATATGCCATTATTGATAAAGGTAAAACTATTCCGCAAAAGTTTGATGGACGAATACTTGTTCCGTTTGCTATTGAATCTTCTTTGTCGGGAGTAGGAAAAGTAATTGATGAAAACCATGAATTGGTTTATTCCCGTACTTTTGAACTATCTTCAGAATGGAAAGGAAAAAAGGTCTTGCTGCATTTTGGTGCAGTAGATTGGAAGGCAGATGTATGGGTAAATGGAGTTAAAGTTGGTTCTCATACAGGAGGTTACACTCCATTTACTTTTGATGTGACAGCTGCTCTGAATAAAGGAAAAAATAAATTGATAGTCAAAGTCTGGGATCCAACTGATAAAGGATATCAGCCACGAGGCAAGCAAGTAAGTAAACCCGAAGGCATTTGGTATACTCCGGTTACTGGCATCTGGCAGACAGTTTGGTTAGAACCCGTTGCTGAAAAATACATTCGGAATCTTAACATTACGCCGGATATTGATAATCATATCCTTACTGTAAAGGCCGAATTGAATAACACTTCTGCTTCAGATTTAATTGAAGTAGGTGTTTATGATGGTGATAAGTTAGTCAGTATTGGTAGAAGTATTAACGGTGAAGCTGTAGAAGTACCTATGCCGGAAGATGCCAAATTATGGAGCCCGGAATCTCCTTTCTTATATTCATTGAAGATAAGTTTGAACAATGGAGGTAAAGTTGTAGACAAGATAGAAAGTTATGCTGCTATGCGGAAGTACTCCTCAGGACGTGATGCAAACGGTATTGTTCGTTTAGAGTTAAATAATAAGCCGTTATTCCAATTTGGTCCGCTTGATCAAGGATGGTGGCCTGATGGTTTGTATACTGCTCCTACGGATGAGGCTCTGCGTTATGATATTCAGAAAACCAAAGATCTAGGTTTCAACATGATTCGCAAGCATATAAAAGTAGAACCTGCGCGTTGGTATACTTATTGTGACCAATTGGGTATTATTGTATGGCAGGATATGCCTAGTGGTGACCGTAGTCCGGAATGGCAACCTCGTAACTATTTCAACGGAATCGAAAGAAAACGTTCCGAAGCTTCCGAGGCTTGCTATCGGAAGGAATGGAAAGAAATTATAGATTGTCTGTATTCCTATCCATGCATTGGAACATGGATACCGTTTAATGAAGCATGGGGACAGTTTAAAGCACCTGAAATAGCAGAATGGACGAAACAGTATGATCCTACTCGTTTAGTGAATCCGGCAAGTGGTGGTAATCATTATACTTGTGGTGATATACTCGATTTGCATCATTATCCGGAACCAAAGATGTTTCTGTATGACGCACAACGTGCTACGGTATTGGGTGAATTTGGAGGTATCGGATTGGTACTGAAAGATCATATTTGGGAGCCGAACCGTAACTGGGGGTATGTTCAGTTTAATTCTTCCAAAGAAGCTACGGACGAGTATGTGAAATATGCCGATATGTTGTATAGGCTTATAGACAAGGGATTCTCAGCCGCAGTTTACACTCAGACAACAGACGTAGAGGTAGAGATAAACGGTTTGATGACTTATGACCGTAAGGTGATTAAGCTAGATGAGACAAGAGTGAATGAGGCAAACAAACGTATTTGCAATGTTTTTAAGCGATAA
- a CDS encoding SDR family NAD(P)-dependent oxidoreductase, translating into MKRIIIIGATSGIGYEVAKGYIKQGWKVGVAGRRESALEKFRATNPENIETQVLDVTKEDAPEKLLLLINKLGGMDLFLLSSGIGFQNKTLKADIEINTARTNVGGFIRLVTTAFHYFKEKGGGHLAVISSIAGTKGLGVAPAYSATKRFQNTYIDSLAQLSRMEKLKIHFTDIRPGFVQTDLLKDGNYPLLMKPERVAEQIINALSRKKRVIIIDKRYAFIVFFWKLIPDWLWERLPVRSK; encoded by the coding sequence ATGAAACGAATCATAATTATAGGAGCGACTTCCGGAATTGGATATGAGGTTGCAAAAGGATATATCAAACAGGGTTGGAAAGTTGGAGTTGCAGGTAGGCGAGAAAGTGCGCTGGAAAAGTTCAGGGCTACCAACCCCGAAAATATTGAAACTCAGGTACTGGATGTTACAAAAGAGGATGCTCCTGAGAAGTTATTGTTACTGATAAATAAATTGGGGGGAATGGATCTGTTTCTGCTTAGTTCGGGAATTGGATTTCAAAACAAAACATTAAAAGCTGATATTGAAATAAATACGGCCCGGACTAATGTAGGAGGTTTTATTCGTCTGGTAACAACTGCTTTTCATTATTTCAAGGAAAAAGGAGGCGGACATCTAGCAGTAATCAGTTCTATTGCAGGAACAAAAGGACTGGGCGTTGCTCCGGCTTATTCGGCTACAAAGCGTTTTCAGAATACATATATCGATTCATTGGCGCAGCTATCTCGCATGGAGAAGTTAAAAATTCATTTTACAGATATCCGACCGGGATTTGTGCAGACGGATTTATTGAAAGATGGAAATTATCCGTTGCTAATGAAGCCGGAACGGGTAGCAGAACAGATTATCAATGCTCTAAGCCGTAAAAAACGGGTTATTATTATTGATAAGAGATATGCATTTATAGTATTTTTCTGGAAATTAATTCCTGATTGGCTATGGGAACGACTTCCGGTACGAAGCAAATAG